The Carnobacterium mobile DSM 4848 genome includes a window with the following:
- a CDS encoding sensor histidine kinase: MLQTIKRIGNSIKEKVKSLQVILALALGVLSIFTIFLFSISLAAIFKETLINTTKTTTQQSVTQSSITLANEIENMTSTAYGILDELKRSTLQADGISELLGTSYRLNRNVVSISLVDTLGQVVHYAPAQYRPKKITSIYEQDWFQTEISPNQFTFSAPHVQNLFEKNYLWVLSVTTPVLIHNEKYVLLIDYNFNSLGSYFNKVTIGKRGYSFIIDNQNELVYHPQQRMIQTNAKEENLEFVTDKLDGVYMTEDEKNTIAIATVPSTGWKVVGVSYLQDSIKETLREFQKYMFWVFLAVAGLITILSISVARYIAQPITNMVKVMRNVDDNQFDTYTNEKRFIEVQRLSGSYNHLIDHVKTLMDQVKTEQEELRKSEMNVLQAQINPHFLYNTLESILWMSERRDNQGAAEMVAALGKLLRISLSKGSEFITLRQELAHAESYLIIQKIRYKNQFHYSIEADETILNNPTVKIIIQPFLENALYHGIERMVDEGRIIIRALDKKEKILIQVIDDGIGISMDILKDIETKKNSEKVGIGIRNVHQRVQMYFGKEYGVEIKSELDVGTTVNIWLPKSIQKGDLNEE, translated from the coding sequence ATGCTCCAGACAATCAAACGGATTGGCAATAGCATAAAAGAAAAAGTAAAAAGTTTACAAGTAATTTTGGCGTTGGCTTTAGGGGTTTTGTCTATTTTTACTATTTTTTTATTTTCAATTTCTTTAGCTGCTATTTTTAAAGAAACACTGATCAATACAACTAAAACGACTACTCAGCAAAGTGTAACGCAATCCAGCATCACTTTAGCCAATGAGATAGAAAATATGACAAGTACAGCTTATGGCATTCTGGATGAGCTTAAACGATCTACATTGCAAGCCGATGGTATTTCTGAACTTTTAGGAACAAGTTACCGTTTAAACCGAAATGTGGTTTCAATTAGTTTAGTAGATACTTTAGGTCAAGTAGTTCATTATGCACCTGCCCAATATAGACCTAAAAAAATAACGTCAATTTATGAACAAGACTGGTTCCAAACTGAAATCTCGCCTAATCAATTTACTTTTTCTGCACCGCATGTACAAAACTTATTTGAAAAAAACTACCTATGGGTTTTGTCAGTCACCACACCGGTACTGATCCATAATGAGAAATACGTGTTGTTAATTGATTATAACTTTAACTCGTTAGGCAGTTATTTTAATAAGGTAACGATTGGAAAAAGAGGGTATTCTTTCATCATAGATAATCAAAATGAATTAGTTTATCATCCACAACAACGAATGATTCAAACGAATGCCAAAGAAGAAAACCTGGAATTTGTTACTGATAAATTAGATGGAGTCTACATGACAGAAGATGAAAAAAACACCATTGCTATAGCTACAGTGCCATCAACCGGTTGGAAAGTGGTAGGGGTTTCTTATTTACAAGATTCAATTAAAGAAACATTAAGAGAGTTCCAAAAATATATGTTCTGGGTCTTTTTAGCAGTGGCAGGCTTGATTACAATCTTGAGCATTAGTGTGGCTAGGTATATTGCTCAACCAATTACAAATATGGTTAAAGTAATGCGCAATGTAGACGATAATCAATTTGACACGTATACAAATGAAAAACGATTCATAGAAGTTCAACGCTTATCAGGTTCTTACAATCATTTGATTGATCATGTAAAAACTTTGATGGATCAAGTTAAAACTGAGCAAGAGGAATTAAGAAAAAGTGAAATGAATGTATTACAAGCTCAAATCAATCCGCATTTTTTATACAATACATTAGAATCTATTTTGTGGATGTCAGAAAGAAGAGATAACCAAGGGGCCGCTGAAATGGTAGCTGCACTCGGAAAATTACTCCGAATCTCTTTGAGTAAAGGCAGTGAATTTATTACGCTCCGGCAAGAGCTAGCGCATGCAGAAAGTTATTTGATCATTCAAAAGATTCGGTATAAAAATCAGTTTCACTATTCAATTGAAGCAGATGAAACCATTTTAAATAATCCAACTGTTAAAATAATTATTCAGCCTTTTCTTGAAAATGCACTTTATCATGGAATTGAACGAATGGTAGATGAAGGCCGAATCATTATCAGAGCACTAGATAAGAAGGAGAAAATTTTAATCCAAGTGATAGACGATGGAATTGGGATTTCCATGGATATTCTTAAAGATATTGAAACTAAAAAAAATAGTGAAAAAGTTGGAATCGGCATTCGTAATGTCCATCAAAGAGTGCAGATGTACTTCGGAAAAGAATATGGAGTAGAAATCAAGAGTGAACTGGATGTAGGTACAACTGTTAATATTTGGCTACCTAAATCTATTCAGAAAGGTGACCTGAATGAGGAGTAA
- a CDS encoding substrate-binding domain-containing protein codes for MRSNRKQKSLSVFSFLCMASLLLGCEPQAAAKHTIMLILDSEETYYSQMIDEGVTEAVSEYSDVTVLKRIPAKVNDSEQQNRYLQEAVNLGIDTVIFSAADIEQSQKDLARASEKGLSIIMIDSFLSDSQDQNYIGTNDQEAGELAGTALIEALGTKAKIGILNFEELANNSQEREKERAFHTYLENFPDIEIIEQQLSWSDSKTVQLLTEEMLSKYPEMDGIVAFNEITTIGAGRAVEAKELQDKVAVIGFDTQKECIELLETGSIAALIVQNPFAIGYLAVQRALNPNDEKRAAEPLFTEVELVTKKNMYQTDKEKLLFPFTY; via the coding sequence ATGAGGAGTAATAGAAAGCAAAAAAGTTTATCGGTTTTCAGTTTCTTATGTATGGCTTCTCTTTTGCTGGGTTGTGAACCACAAGCTGCTGCGAAACATACAATTATGCTTATTTTAGATTCAGAAGAAACTTACTATAGTCAAATGATTGATGAAGGAGTAACTGAAGCTGTTTCAGAATACAGTGATGTGACAGTTTTAAAACGGATTCCTGCTAAAGTTAACGATAGCGAACAGCAGAATCGGTATCTTCAAGAGGCAGTAAATTTAGGAATAGATACCGTTATTTTTTCAGCTGCAGATATTGAGCAAAGTCAAAAAGACTTAGCTAGGGCTTCTGAAAAAGGACTCTCTATTATTATGATTGATAGTTTTTTAAGCGATTCTCAAGACCAGAATTATATTGGAACAAACGATCAAGAGGCAGGAGAATTAGCAGGGACAGCTTTAATTGAAGCATTAGGAACAAAAGCAAAAATCGGGATTTTGAATTTTGAAGAGCTGGCAAATAATAGCCAAGAAAGAGAAAAGGAAAGAGCATTTCATACTTATTTAGAAAACTTTCCAGATATTGAGATTATTGAGCAGCAGCTTTCTTGGTCGGATAGCAAAACTGTTCAATTATTAACCGAAGAAATGTTGAGTAAGTACCCTGAAATGGATGGAATCGTTGCTTTTAATGAAATAACAACAATAGGTGCAGGAAGAGCAGTTGAAGCCAAAGAACTGCAAGATAAAGTAGCCGTTATTGGTTTTGACACTCAAAAAGAATGCATTGAACTATTAGAAACTGGAAGTATCGCAGCATTGATCGTTCAAAACCCATTTGCTATCGGATATTTGGCCGTTCAAAGAGCATTAAACCCTAATGATGAAAAAAGAGCAGCGGAACCGCTGTTCACTGAAGTTGAATTAGTAACTAAAAAGAATATGTATCAAACAGATAAAGAAAAGCTTCTATTCCCTTTTACCTATTAA
- a CDS encoding MgtC/SapB family protein yields the protein MELNKIFFLRLVLASILGGSIGINRELRAKEAGIRTHFLVSLGSALIMIISQHGFNDVIDMAGYELDPARVSAQVVSGIGFIGAGMIIIQKYSIKGLTSAAGIWTTAGIGLTVGGGLYFVGISATILTLIGFELTTIIFKQIGTKTTMFEISTPKKEILQDIIQLLRKKNRYLQKYEVKDKKIEGETVYYATFYIRSNNPREGTMLLEEIQTIPDVIVERADFSADE from the coding sequence GTGGAACTGAATAAAATTTTTTTCCTAAGATTGGTATTGGCCAGTATTTTAGGTGGATCGATTGGCATCAATCGCGAATTGCGTGCAAAAGAAGCTGGGATTCGAACGCATTTTCTAGTTTCATTAGGAAGTGCATTGATCATGATTATTTCCCAACATGGGTTCAATGATGTTATTGATATGGCTGGTTATGAATTGGATCCAGCTCGGGTGTCAGCTCAAGTCGTTAGCGGGATCGGCTTTATTGGAGCAGGAATGATCATTATCCAAAAGTATTCTATTAAGGGACTGACTAGTGCAGCTGGAATATGGACAACAGCTGGGATCGGTTTAACAGTAGGTGGAGGGCTTTATTTTGTAGGAATAAGTGCAACAATTTTGACGTTGATCGGCTTTGAATTAACCACTATCATATTTAAACAAATCGGCACAAAAACAACTATGTTTGAGATTTCTACGCCAAAAAAGGAGATATTACAAGACATTATTCAACTTTTACGAAAAAAGAACAGGTACCTGCAAAAGTATGAAGTGAAGGATAAAAAGATCGAAGGGGAAACAGTTTATTATGCGACATTTTACATCAGATCCAATAATCCACGAGAAGGGACGATGTTGTTAGAAGAAATTCAAACAATTCCTGATGTCATAGTGGAAAGAGCAGACTTTTCCGCAGATGAATAA
- a CDS encoding YdhK family protein — protein MGVITLTSLTVLSACSSNEDNSSSSSEASIESVVPSVSSEMSEADMDSMESMQHEDSGEVPTGLKEAENPKYKVGDKATIETTHMAGMKDAEATIVGAFDTTAYEVSYVPTNGGKRVEDHKWVVQEEIKDAGENMLEPGDEVEIEADHMEGMKGATATIEDAKQTTVYMIDYMPKNGGKEVKNHKWVTEDELSGK, from the coding sequence ATGGGAGTTATAACCTTAACTTCTTTAACAGTTTTATCAGCTTGTTCTTCTAATGAAGATAATTCATCATCAAGCAGTGAAGCAAGTATTGAGTCAGTTGTTCCTTCTGTTTCTAGTGAAATGAGCGAGGCTGATATGGATAGTATGGAAAGCATGCAGCATGAAGATTCTGGTGAAGTTCCGACAGGATTAAAAGAAGCAGAAAATCCAAAATATAAAGTAGGCGACAAAGCAACTATTGAAACAACTCACATGGCCGGCATGAAAGATGCAGAGGCAACGATCGTAGGAGCTTTCGACACAACAGCTTATGAAGTTTCGTATGTCCCTACTAATGGCGGAAAAAGAGTAGAAGACCATAAATGGGTTGTTCAAGAAGAAATAAAAGATGCCGGAGAAAATATGTTAGAACCGGGAGATGAAGTAGAGATAGAAGCTGATCATATGGAAGGGATGAAAGGCGCAACGGCAACAATTGAAGATGCTAAACAAACTACTGTATATATGATTGATTACATGCCAAAAAATGGTGGAAAAGAAGTTAAAAATCATAAATGGGTAACAGAAGATGAACTCTCTGGAAAATAG
- a CDS encoding osmoprotectant ABC transporter substrate-binding protein, which produces MKKKFIAFFVLLLVVLSGCSLPGLGSGKSSIRVSGGVTSESQILANLVSGMIEHDLGTSVEIISNLGSANIMHNALLRGDIDIAAPRYTGTDVTGILQLPAEKDPEKALALVQKKFAKRYDQVYFPSYGFANNFVFMVTKETAEKYDLKTISDLQAIAGDLTAAVDATWLKRETDGYPAFIKEYNFDFKRVYPMQIGLVYDALASGKMDVVLGYSTDGRIVSYDLQILEDDHQFFPSYDASLVATEEILKEYPELEATLSKLTGQISTETMQNLNYQVDNDLLEPSNVAEKFLKENHYFEEK; this is translated from the coding sequence ATGAAAAAAAAGTTTATTGCTTTTTTTGTTTTACTTTTAGTTGTACTGAGCGGTTGTTCCTTACCCGGCCTTGGTTCAGGTAAAAGCAGTATTAGAGTATCTGGCGGGGTTACTTCAGAATCTCAAATTTTAGCTAATCTCGTAAGCGGGATGATTGAACATGATTTAGGTACTTCTGTTGAAATCATCAGCAACTTAGGGTCTGCCAACATTATGCACAACGCTTTATTACGTGGCGATATCGATATTGCTGCTCCACGTTACACGGGTACAGACGTCACTGGAATACTTCAGCTGCCAGCAGAAAAGGATCCGGAAAAAGCTTTGGCACTTGTTCAAAAAAAATTTGCCAAAAGATACGATCAAGTTTATTTCCCTTCTTATGGCTTTGCTAACAACTTTGTTTTTATGGTTACTAAAGAAACAGCTGAAAAGTATGATTTGAAGACTATCAGTGATTTACAAGCAATCGCAGGCGACTTAACAGCAGCTGTTGATGCAACTTGGCTAAAACGTGAAACGGATGGGTATCCTGCATTTATTAAAGAATATAATTTTGATTTTAAACGCGTCTACCCCATGCAGATCGGTTTAGTTTACGATGCTTTAGCTTCTGGGAAAATGGACGTAGTTTTAGGTTATTCTACTGATGGTCGAATTGTGAGCTACGATTTACAAATACTGGAAGATGATCATCAGTTCTTTCCTTCTTACGATGCCAGTTTAGTTGCAACGGAAGAGATTTTAAAAGAATACCCTGAGCTAGAAGCTACTTTATCAAAATTAACAGGACAAATCTCAACAGAAACCATGCAAAACTTAAATTATCAAGTAGATAATGATTTATTGGAACCTTCCAATGTTGCTGAAAAATTTTTAAAAGAAAATCATTATTTTGAAGAAAAGTAA
- a CDS encoding DUF368 domain-containing protein — MNYLLDVLKGMVIGIANIVPGVSGGTMAVSLGIYDRMISSISHLFKNWKVSLKTLLPILIGAALGIVAFTYTIEFLLSNYTLPTALAFIGLILGGVPLLWTSFQAGLKFKGEKISLSHLIFFILMFALVAVLPLFQGVDSSFNAIALTPYSLLKLFLIGIIASATMIIPGISGSLVLMILGYYYSIINTITSFITALRTGDMEALLPNLIVLFVFGIGVLIGIFLISKMIEFLFKNYSSITYSGILGLVFASPVAILLNTNALNDLHTAHALSFSIIGIILMVVCFYGIYQLGKKEMK, encoded by the coding sequence ATGAATTATTTATTAGATGTATTAAAAGGAATGGTAATCGGCATAGCTAATATTGTTCCTGGAGTTAGCGGCGGAACGATGGCCGTTTCCTTAGGTATTTATGACCGGATGATTTCTTCAATCAGTCATTTGTTTAAAAATTGGAAAGTCAGCTTAAAAACGTTGCTGCCTATTTTGATAGGAGCAGCTTTGGGAATCGTTGCCTTTACTTATACAATTGAGTTTTTGTTAAGCAACTATACATTACCCACAGCTTTAGCTTTTATAGGTTTGATTTTAGGCGGCGTTCCCTTATTATGGACTTCTTTTCAAGCTGGTTTGAAATTTAAAGGCGAAAAAATTTCACTGAGTCATTTGATCTTCTTTATCTTGATGTTTGCATTAGTTGCAGTTCTACCTTTGTTTCAAGGAGTAGATTCTTCTTTCAACGCGATTGCACTGACACCGTATAGCCTGCTTAAATTATTTCTGATTGGAATCATTGCCTCAGCGACAATGATTATCCCTGGAATAAGCGGATCCTTGGTATTGATGATTTTAGGCTACTATTATTCCATTATTAATACGATCACGAGTTTTATTACTGCTTTGCGGACTGGTGATATGGAAGCTCTCTTGCCTAATCTTATCGTATTATTTGTTTTCGGTATTGGTGTTTTGATTGGAATTTTTTTAATCAGCAAGATGATTGAATTTTTATTTAAAAATTATAGTTCAATAACTTACAGTGGGATTTTAGGGTTAGTATTTGCTTCACCTGTTGCTATTTTGCTAAATACAAATGCACTGAATGATTTGCATACCGCTCATGCACTTTCCTTTTCTATTATCGGAATCATTTTAATGGTTGTTTGTTTTTATGGTATTTATCAACTGGGAAAAAAAGAAATGAAGTAA
- a CDS encoding galactose ABC transporter substrate-binding protein, translating to MGKFKKLLLSSAALLTIGTLTACGDSSAEGESSGSGDKIGVAFYKYDDTYISSVRQALEDASKDNKDVELLLNDSKGDQATQNDQIDVLIQKGVKVLLVNVVDTGAAQTVIDKASAADIPVIFFNREPDSGILTSYDKARFVGTKPEEAGVIQGEMAAELWNSDKSLDKNGDGILNYVMLMGDADNPEAIARTQYSVSTIEDSGIGVKEIGQQVANWDADKANTAVSAWLSREGDNIEMVLANNDSMASGAISALQSGGYNNGDDKYIPVFGVDATDEAVDLISKNYMSGTVKQDAVGMAEAIFALGVNAAQGKDYIEDTDYEYDDTGISIRIPYQAYSGE from the coding sequence ATGGGTAAATTTAAGAAACTTTTATTGAGCTCAGCTGCATTATTGACAATTGGTACATTGACAGCTTGTGGAGATTCATCAGCTGAAGGCGAATCATCAGGATCAGGAGATAAAATTGGTGTCGCTTTTTATAAATATGACGATACGTATATCTCTTCCGTTCGTCAGGCTTTAGAAGATGCTTCGAAAGATAACAAAGATGTGGAATTACTGTTAAATGATTCTAAAGGAGACCAAGCTACCCAAAATGATCAAATTGATGTCTTGATTCAAAAAGGAGTTAAAGTCTTACTAGTTAATGTTGTAGATACAGGTGCAGCACAAACCGTTATTGATAAAGCTTCAGCCGCTGATATTCCTGTAATCTTTTTCAATCGTGAACCAGATAGCGGTATTTTGACAAGTTATGACAAAGCACGTTTTGTTGGTACAAAACCAGAAGAAGCCGGAGTCATCCAAGGAGAAATGGCAGCTGAACTATGGAATTCAGATAAATCATTAGATAAAAATGGGGACGGAATTTTAAATTACGTTATGTTGATGGGAGATGCCGATAATCCTGAAGCAATTGCCCGCACTCAATATTCTGTTTCAACGATTGAAGATTCAGGAATTGGTGTGAAAGAAATTGGTCAACAAGTAGCTAACTGGGATGCCGATAAAGCTAACACAGCGGTTTCAGCTTGGTTGTCACGTGAAGGCGATAATATTGAAATGGTATTGGCAAATAATGACTCAATGGCGTCCGGAGCGATTTCTGCATTACAATCTGGCGGCTATAACAATGGCGACGATAAATATATACCCGTTTTCGGTGTAGATGCAACAGATGAAGCAGTTGACTTGATTTCAAAAAATTATATGTCAGGAACAGTTAAACAAGATGCAGTGGGAATGGCTGAAGCTATCTTTGCTCTAGGTGTTAATGCTGCCCAAGGAAAAGATTATATTGAAGATACAGATTATGAATACGACGATACAGGAATTTCGATCCGTATTCCTTACCAAGCTTATTCTGGTGAATAA
- the mglA gene encoding galactose/methyl galactoside ABC transporter ATP-binding protein MglA, whose product MATPTYVLEMHNIDKVFPGVKALNQAQLKLKPGTIHALMGENGAGKSTLMKCLFGIYLEDAGEILIDGVPTKFMNPKDALEHGVSMVHQELNQVMRRSIMENIWLGRFPMKGFLVDEKKMYEDTKKIFEELDIDLNPRKEIGTLSVSQRQMAEIAKAVSYGAKILVLDEPTSSLSEKEVNHLFKIINQLKAEGCAVVYISHKMEEILRISDEVTIMRDGQWVSTTPAKELTMGKIINLMVGRELNDRFPPKNNVPGEVVLEVKNLTATYQPSIQDVSFTLRKGEVLGIAGLVGSRRTELLENIFGVAHHDTGEIILNGKTIQNNHSRDAINNGFAFVTEERRATGIFGGLSITFNAVIANLNQYTKHGVVNDKAMEKDTKEVIKSMNVKTPSSKTHIGTLSGGNQQKVIIGRWLLTDAEVYLLDEPTRGIDVGAKYEIYQLILELANRGKSVIVVSSEMAELIGISDRMLVMSNGRVAGIDETKNMTQEEILRLSAKFI is encoded by the coding sequence TTGGCAACACCTACTTATGTACTAGAAATGCACAATATCGATAAAGTATTTCCCGGTGTAAAAGCATTAAATCAAGCACAACTCAAATTGAAACCTGGAACGATCCATGCTTTGATGGGCGAAAACGGGGCAGGTAAATCTACTTTGATGAAATGTCTTTTTGGTATTTACCTTGAAGATGCAGGTGAGATTTTAATTGACGGCGTACCAACTAAATTTATGAACCCTAAAGATGCTTTAGAACATGGTGTTTCAATGGTCCATCAGGAATTGAATCAAGTCATGCGCCGTAGTATTATGGAAAATATTTGGCTGGGACGATTCCCTATGAAAGGTTTTCTAGTAGACGAAAAAAAAATGTATGAAGATACAAAAAAAATATTCGAAGAATTAGATATTGATTTAAATCCTAGAAAAGAAATTGGAACATTATCTGTATCCCAACGTCAAATGGCGGAAATCGCTAAAGCGGTCAGTTACGGAGCGAAAATTTTAGTGCTGGATGAACCTACATCTTCTCTTTCAGAAAAAGAAGTTAACCATTTATTTAAAATTATCAATCAGTTAAAAGCAGAAGGCTGCGCTGTTGTGTATATCTCTCATAAGATGGAAGAAATTTTGCGAATTTCTGATGAAGTTACAATTATGCGGGATGGGCAGTGGGTCAGCACCACGCCGGCAAAGGAATTGACGATGGGAAAGATCATCAATTTAATGGTAGGACGTGAACTAAACGATCGTTTTCCTCCTAAGAATAATGTCCCCGGAGAAGTTGTATTAGAAGTAAAGAATTTGACCGCTACTTATCAGCCTTCGATTCAAGATGTTTCTTTCACTTTGCGAAAAGGCGAAGTACTTGGTATTGCTGGTCTTGTTGGTTCAAGAAGGACCGAACTGCTTGAAAATATCTTTGGAGTTGCTCATCATGATACAGGAGAAATCATCTTGAATGGAAAAACGATTCAAAATAATCATTCGCGAGATGCTATCAATAATGGATTTGCCTTCGTAACCGAAGAGCGTCGTGCGACCGGTATTTTTGGCGGCCTCAGTATTACCTTTAACGCCGTGATAGCCAACCTAAACCAGTATACCAAACATGGAGTAGTTAATGATAAAGCGATGGAAAAAGATACGAAAGAAGTCATCAAAAGCATGAACGTAAAAACACCAAGTTCTAAAACACATATTGGTACTTTGTCCGGCGGAAATCAGCAAAAAGTCATCATCGGCAGGTGGTTACTGACCGACGCTGAAGTTTATTTATTAGATGAACCTACACGTGGTATTGATGTTGGGGCTAAATACGAAATTTATCAATTGATTTTAGAGTTAGCTAATCGTGGAAAATCCGTTATTGTTGTTTCTAGTGAAATGGCTGAGCTGATTGGAATAAGTGATAGGATGCTGGTAATGTCAAATGGCCGAGTAGCTGGGATAGATGAAACAAAAAATATGACACAAGAAGAAATTTTAAGATTATCAGCGAAGTTTATCTAA
- the mglC gene encoding galactose/methyl galactoside ABC transporter permease MglC: MENTQKRLKLNDFLLNYSLYIVLGALILVVIIMEPSFISLQNITNILGQASTRIIMALGAAGLIILKGTDLSAGRILGLCAVVASSLAQSTTYASRMYPNLPALPLILPLLAAIGVGLIFGAINGFGVAKLKVHAFIITLGTQLIAYGLSCIYIDRPPNGAQPIGSLDVRYTSLVRNTVDIGPVKLPYVIFYAVIISVIMWFVWNKTKLGKNMYAIGGNTEAAEVSGVNIVKNIMFIFIISGVLYGIAGFLEAARIGSTTSNTGLNYDLDAISASVIGGVSFSGGVGTIPGVIMGAVILQFINYGLTFVGVSPYLQYIIKGLIIILAVSIDVRKYIVKK, encoded by the coding sequence ATGGAAAATACGCAAAAAAGGCTGAAGCTGAATGATTTTTTACTAAATTATTCGTTATATATTGTATTAGGGGCTTTGATACTAGTCGTTATTATTATGGAGCCATCATTTATTTCCTTACAAAATATTACAAATATACTTGGTCAAGCTTCTACACGGATTATTATGGCATTAGGAGCTGCAGGATTGATCATATTAAAAGGAACAGACTTGTCAGCCGGCCGGATTTTGGGGCTTTGTGCGGTTGTAGCTTCTTCGTTAGCCCAAAGTACAACCTATGCCTCAAGAATGTACCCTAATCTGCCGGCGCTTCCTTTAATTTTACCATTATTAGCGGCTATTGGAGTTGGGTTAATATTTGGCGCTATTAATGGTTTTGGTGTAGCAAAATTAAAAGTACATGCTTTTATTATTACTTTAGGGACTCAACTGATTGCTTATGGTCTCTCGTGCATCTATATTGATCGTCCGCCGAATGGTGCGCAACCCATTGGTTCATTAGATGTTCGTTACACTAGTTTAGTACGGAATACGGTTGATATTGGGCCTGTTAAATTACCATATGTAATTTTTTATGCTGTTATTATCTCAGTTATTATGTGGTTTGTTTGGAATAAAACTAAATTAGGTAAAAATATGTATGCTATTGGTGGAAATACAGAAGCAGCTGAAGTATCAGGTGTAAATATAGTTAAAAATATTATGTTCATCTTTATCATTTCAGGTGTTTTATACGGAATAGCTGGTTTCTTAGAAGCCGCACGCATTGGCTCAACAACGAGCAATACTGGGTTAAATTATGACTTAGATGCTATTTCAGCTAGTGTTATTGGTGGTGTTTCCTTTTCAGGAGGAGTAGGTACTATTCCGGGTGTTATTATGGGAGCCGTCATTTTACAATTCATCAATTATGGATTGACATTTGTAGGGGTCAGTCCTTATCTGCAATATATCATTAAAGGATTGATCATTATTTTAGCTGTATCGATAGATGTTCGCAAATATATTGTTAAAAAATAA
- a CDS encoding Zn-dependent hydrolase, which produces MQSNRNRIKTILEELSKFTATPGAGTTRLSYSPEDQLARTYLKKQMKQVGLKVREDAVGNIYGRLEGKDASLPAVMVGSHFDSVPNGGSFDGPAGVVTGLEVAALFQENQLQPVYPLEVIAMVEEEGSRFGSGLLGSRMLAGQVSAESLTSMKDKDGISVNEAMLALGFNGNQLTEARRTAKDVKAFIELHIEQGPVLEEAGEDVGILETIVGMTEIKVTITGRAGHAGTTPMNARQDALAATVQIVADLPQLAMDAAEATVLTIGKLTVYPNGANVIPNVVVFTVDVRSKSEACVQSVIQQVKTIIQTKTPKGITAEIEEMLYEKPVQLSEKIHQQLRANSEALGLKSRSMVSGAGHDAMIFAGFTEVGLVFVPSKDGLSHTPEEWTDYEQVQKGIEVVYETVKQLTEVEI; this is translated from the coding sequence ATGCAAAGCAATCGAAATAGAATCAAAACGATCCTTGAAGAATTGAGCAAGTTTACTGCAACACCAGGAGCAGGAACCACTCGGTTAAGCTATAGTCCTGAAGATCAATTAGCTAGAACTTATCTGAAAAAGCAGATGAAACAAGTAGGTCTAAAAGTGCGTGAAGATGCAGTTGGCAATATTTACGGCCGTTTAGAAGGGAAAGATGCGTCTTTACCAGCGGTTATGGTAGGTTCACATTTTGATAGCGTCCCAAACGGCGGTTCATTTGACGGTCCAGCTGGAGTTGTGACCGGACTGGAAGTTGCAGCTTTATTTCAAGAAAACCAACTGCAGCCGGTTTACCCATTGGAAGTTATCGCAATGGTTGAAGAAGAGGGTTCTCGTTTCGGCTCTGGTTTATTAGGTTCCCGGATGCTTGCGGGTCAAGTCTCAGCAGAAAGTTTAACTAGCATGAAAGACAAAGATGGAATTTCAGTAAATGAAGCTATGCTTGCATTGGGCTTTAATGGCAATCAATTAACTGAAGCAAGACGGACAGCTAAAGATGTTAAAGCATTTATTGAATTGCATATTGAGCAAGGGCCTGTATTGGAAGAGGCTGGGGAAGATGTGGGCATTTTGGAAACGATCGTCGGAATGACTGAAATTAAAGTTACCATTACTGGGAGAGCAGGACATGCTGGAACGACTCCAATGAATGCTAGACAAGATGCGTTGGCTGCGACGGTTCAGATAGTGGCAGATCTGCCTCAATTAGCGATGGATGCTGCAGAGGCTACTGTGCTGACCATTGGAAAGTTAACGGTTTATCCTAATGGAGCGAATGTCATTCCAAATGTTGTTGTGTTCACTGTGGATGTGCGCTCCAAATCAGAAGCGTGTGTCCAATCTGTTATTCAACAAGTTAAAACCATTATTCAAACAAAAACTCCTAAAGGAATAACGGCTGAAATTGAAGAGATGTTGTACGAGAAGCCGGTTCAATTGTCTGAGAAAATTCATCAGCAATTAAGGGCCAACTCTGAAGCATTAGGATTAAAGTCGCGGTCAATGGTGAGCGGTGCAGGACACGATGCTATGATTTTTGCCGGGTTTACAGAAGTTGGGCTGGTATTTGTTCCGAGTAAAGACGGTTTAAGCCATACGCCTGAAGAGTGGACCGATTATGAACAAGTACAAAAAGGTATTGAAGTGGTCTATGAAACGGTGAAACAGTTAACAGAAGTGGAAATATAA